The Bacteroidia bacterium genome contains the following window.
CAAGATAGAATTGTAGTAGAGCAAAAGGGACTTTATTCAGTAGAACGCTTCATGACCGCTAGAAAAATTATGTATTGGCAAGTGTATTTACATAAAACAACCATAGTAGCCCAACATATTTTAACAGGTATTCTCATGCGCATACGAGAGTTAATGGAAGAAGGTAAAAAAGTAGTTTTTGCTTCACCTTATGTTCAATTCTTTTTTGAAAATCCAATCTCTGCTCAAGATTTGTCCAATCCCGAAGTACTGCACTATTTTATTCACTTGGACGATACAGATTTTTGGTTGATGATTAAAGCGAACTTATATCATCCTGATTTTGTACTGTCAGACTTATGCCAACGTTTTATTAACCGAAAGCTGTTTGCCATTAAAATGACTAAGCAGCCTTTTGGTCAAGAATTCTTATTACAAAAGAAACAGCAACATGCGCAGTTAGCCCCTTTTGAGAAATACTATTTTGCCGAGGGTTTATTAGAAAATGAAGTATATGGCAAAAATGAAATTTATATTCTTACTTCGGAAAAAACCGTGGTGCCATTTAGCCAATTTTCTGATGCTATTTCGCCCGAACATTTATACACTAAAACGCAAAAGTATTACTACATTTATCCAAAAGAAGCAGAAGCCAAAT
Protein-coding sequences here:
- a CDS encoding HD domain-containing protein — protein: MPEYRLFSDPIYGFVEIPSGIIAKVLETPVFQRLRRISQLGLSAFVYPGATHTRFHHALGATYLMTNALEVLRKKGVYISDTEFQSAVLAILLHDIGHGPFSHCLEGQLFRCHHEEMSLSLMQYLNQQFDNQLELAIRIFKNEYERPFFHDLVSSQLDMDRMDYLQRDSYYCGVSEGVIGAKRLIRTLNVHQDRIVVEQKGLYSVERFMTARKIMYWQVYLHKTTIVAQHILTGILMRIRELMEEGKKVVFASPYVQFFFENPISAQDLSNPEVLHYFIHLDDTDFWLMIKANLYHPDFVLSDLCQRFINRKLFAIKMTKQPFGQEFLLQKKQQHAQLAPFEKYYFAEGLLENEVYGKNEIYILTSEKTVVPFSQFSDAISPEHLYTKTQKYYYIYPKEAEAK